The Cytobacillus sp. NJ13 sequence CGTAAGACTTAAGGATGAGCAAAAGTTCATCCTTTTTTTCTATATTTGCTGATTCTTCTACAATAAAGGCAGTCCAATGTAATTAAGTGAATGGGAAGGATTAAAATAATGCAAAATTTTTAATTGGTGGTTTGAAACAGGCTAAGCGGGTGGTATATTACCTTTGCCATCATCTTAGAAAGAAGGTCATCAAAATGAAAATTATAGCAGATAATGGCTTTTATGAAGTGGAATATGATAGCGAACATTATGATAATTTAGAGTTTGTACGAATAGACCAAATCTGTGAAATTAACTATGTAACAATGAAAAACACGCTAACTGGAGAAGTGTATACATTTGAGGCGGATAAAATCAGGAGATTCCGGAAAATAATGAAGTTAATGCCAGAAGTTAGAGAGAATCTAGTTGCAGACAGCAGTTCGTATTCTTTATAATAAATACTAATCATATAAAGCATGCAGACTGTGAAGGAGTGGCAATATTGATTCATTTAAAATGGCATGAACGCGAAACATTGAAAAAAGTAAAATGCGTGCATACAGATGCAGCAAAATACATTGTAGACAGGGCTTTAACAGCAGGGAATATCTATGATGTAAAAAATGAAACTGAGGAATTCTATTTCATCGTAGACAATTCCGGAAAAGTAAGCGGATTTTATAAAGACTATTTCCAGGATGCTTAATCCAATGAAGAAAACGGCCAGTTAAATTGGCCGTTTTTTTATATTGCTTACCTTTGTGCAGGAAAAATTCTCCGGACAGTTTCTGTAAATTCATCAAAAAATCCTTCAATTGGCTGACCGGCTTGAATGTCTTCTGTATATCCTGTCATTCGATCATAAAAGTCGGGGTTAACAGAAACATATACATTATCAATGTCCTGATCGACTCCTTTTACCTGATCGGAAATCTTTCCCTCGACATCCTTAGTCAATTCTCCATTTCCATCACTCAAGCGTGCGGCAACATATGCATTATTGTCTGTCACGATTACATTCGCAGACTCAACCTCTGGAATAGAGGTAATTTTATCGGCAGCTTTATCAGCAACCTTCATTCGCGGGGATTCATTTCGATTCTCATTGTCTGTTCCCGTGCGGGTAAGATCAATCCCCGGTTCAGTGGTGCGTCCATTTTCGCCATAGTTGGTGTCGTTCACTTTTGTAGGCTCTGTCAAATCCCTGTTTCTTTGAGCTGTTTCATTCATATCCGCGTCATTCAT is a genomic window containing:
- a CDS encoding DUF6501 family protein yields the protein MIHLKWHERETLKKVKCVHTDAAKYIVDRALTAGNIYDVKNETEEFYFIVDNSGKVSGFYKDYFQDA
- a CDS encoding YhcN/YlaJ family sporulation lipoprotein, which produces MIKGKLFMAGALSAALLAGCGMNDADMNETAQRNRDLTEPTKVNDTNYGENGRTTEPGIDLTRTGTDNENRNESPRMKVADKAADKITSIPEVESANVIVTDNNAYVAARLSDGNGELTKDVEGKISDQVKGVDQDIDNVYVSVNPDFYDRMTGYTEDIQAGQPIEGFFDEFTETVRRIFPAQR